From a region of the candidate division WOR-3 bacterium genome:
- a CDS encoding glycosyltransferase, with amino-acid sequence MKNLWIVYSSRKGGHRYPAESLFAYIMNYYRDKFKSVCINFLDFCSLASFFDSFGRFADLKLRKITKVCYKSAKENRSSLLIPYKKIISLIFKTGNLKRKLLSSFERPDLIISIQPEINAIAGLLKLWFEVPVYTVIIDLVAHGLWVDKNIDLFFVPNELVKRELLRYGVAANKIFITGIPIREGFRTVFKKEKDSLRKSLGIEMGLPTILIMGGLLGEMVNFIEILDSIGRIKIPHQTICIFGENIEGKKEVGKIKYPYKLLIRGVTENIYDWMWASDFIVTKPGSVTIAELTALGKPGIFVTPLAGSLQETKFAELLEEEEAGVWVERGEDVGKCIRELLLRPETIERIKKNSLLFGERNLYATEKIIEFIRKEFYG; translated from the coding sequence ATGAAGAATCTTTGGATTGTTTATAGTTCAAGAAAAGGAGGACATAGATATCCGGCAGAGAGTCTCTTCGCCTACATAATGAATTATTATAGGGATAAATTTAAGAGTGTATGCATAAATTTTCTGGATTTCTGTTCATTGGCTTCTTTTTTTGACAGTTTTGGAAGATTCGCAGATTTAAAATTGAGAAAGATAACAAAAGTGTGTTATAAATCTGCAAAGGAAAATAGGAGTTCTTTGCTTATTCCTTATAAAAAAATAATCTCTTTAATTTTTAAAACTGGTAACCTTAAGAGAAAACTTCTTTCAAGTTTTGAGAGACCAGATTTGATTATATCAATTCAACCAGAAATAAATGCTATTGCTGGATTGCTAAAATTGTGGTTTGAGGTTCCAGTATATACTGTGATAATAGATCTTGTTGCTCATGGATTATGGGTAGATAAAAATATTGATCTTTTTTTTGTGCCGAATGAACTGGTGAAGAGAGAATTATTGAGATATGGAGTAGCAGCAAACAAAATTTTTATTACAGGAATTCCAATAAGAGAGGGTTTTAGAACCGTTTTTAAAAAAGAAAAAGACTCCTTAAGAAAATCTTTAGGAATAGAAATGGGATTACCAACAATTCTTATTATGGGTGGTCTACTTGGCGAGATGGTAAATTTTATTGAAATACTTGACTCTATTGGGAGAATAAAAATCCCTCATCAAACAATTTGTATTTTTGGAGAAAATATTGAAGGGAAAAAGGAAGTAGGGAAGATAAAATATCCATATAAATTATTAATAAGAGGGGTTACCGAAAATATTTATGATTGGATGTGGGCTTCAGATTTTATTGTTACAAAGCCCGGTTCTGTTACAATTGCTGAATTAACAGCTTTAGGGAAACCGGGTATCTTTGTTACTCCTCTTGCAGGTTCACTTCAGGAGACAAAATTTGCAGAACTTCTTGAAGAAGAGGAAGCTGGGGTTTGGGTTGAAAGAGGAGAAGATGTTGGTAAATGTATCCGGGAACTTCTCTTACGACCCGAAACAATCGAAAGAATTAAAAAAAACTCTCTCCTTTTTGGGGAGAGAAATCTCTATGCAACAGAAAAAATTATAGAATTTATCAGGAAGGAGTTTTATGGATAA
- a CDS encoding DnaJ domain-containing protein has product MEYFRLLGVSEDASEAEIKKAYYKLAAKYHPDHLSPEEAKKVLPYFLKITRAYLTLKDPKRRNEYIRHCKLGIFEEEEERERRESREKLFEQGCKILSADPLRASKYFRKAFALDKNNEVYKSYYGLSLVLSGLDGKGIDLCLEAVLNKESADLHLNLAKCYAKLGKYRHALDHAKRALKLDRDHLQAKNFYEKLKNHGGGSFFKRK; this is encoded by the coding sequence ATGGAATATTTTAGATTATTAGGCGTTTCTGAAGACGCTAGTGAAGCTGAAATAAAAAAGGCATATTATAAACTCGCTGCAAAATATCATCCTGACCATTTATCTCCAGAAGAAGCTAAAAAGGTCCTACCTTATTTTCTGAAAATAACCCGTGCTTATCTTACCCTTAAAGATCCAAAAAGAAGAAATGAATATATAAGACATTGTAAATTAGGGATATTTGAAGAAGAAGAAGAAAGAGAAAGAAGAGAAAGTAGAGAAAAATTGTTTGAGCAAGGGTGTAAAATCCTTTCTGCGGACCCTTTAAGAGCTTCAAAATATTTTAGAAAAGCCTTTGCACTTGATAAGAATAATGAAGTTTATAAGAGTTATTATGGTCTATCTTTGGTTCTCTCAGGATTGGATGGTAAAGGCATAGATCTTTGTCTAGAAGCTGTATTAAATAAAGAAAGCGCGGACCTCCATCTTAACTTAGCCAAATGTTACGCTAAGCTCGGTAAATATAGACATGCTTTAGACCATGCAAAAAGAGCTCTTAAACTTGATAGAGATCACTTACAGGCAAAGAATTTCTATGAGAAGCTAAAAAATCACGGTGGAGGGAGCTTTTTTAAGAGAAAATAG
- a CDS encoding ComEC/Rec2 family competence protein produces the protein MSVKEFLKKRPALLPFFTFVLGLSVGAFLDLRIFLIGICFFSIFYFIKKIDIFLFILLFFAGGLYQQIGFQHIGERINFKGIYFGDRIIDLVLGELYLRTPNKEGFFIKGKGIIEFKNGYSKLKDINIETSYPTIFNKIFSLRDYFDYKIQKYCPGDVGKICSALSLGKRDNLPYSIQKRFRTCGAAHLLAVSGLHIGITFTVVFIFLRAFQLKRNISLLLSQLFIFFYALLSGFRTPVIRASIMSFFWTIGEIRNKNIDLLNILCVTGLFMLLLIPKSLFTISFQLSFLAIFSIFIMFNLLKEQLEKIPNNWFKHWILLPFFITLSAQVGTIPLIAFYFGYVPLLSLLANLILIPLTGILISGCFMLLLLPFLSEITGNFLWLVGFIFNKIMIGIENSPFAILTLPEKDYRCFLLYIVYLILIFTFSRKYGKSKE, from the coding sequence GTGAGCGTAAAAGAATTTCTTAAAAAAAGACCTGCATTACTTCCTTTCTTTACCTTTGTATTAGGACTTTCCGTTGGGGCATTTTTAGACTTAAGAATATTCCTTATAGGGATCTGCTTTTTTTCCATTTTTTATTTTATAAAAAAAATAGATATATTTCTCTTTATTCTTTTATTTTTTGCTGGAGGTTTATACCAACAAATTGGTTTCCAACATATAGGAGAAAGGATAAATTTTAAAGGAATTTATTTTGGAGACAGGATAATAGACCTTGTTTTAGGAGAATTGTATCTAAGAACACCAAATAAAGAAGGCTTCTTTATTAAAGGCAAGGGAATTATTGAATTTAAAAATGGTTATTCTAAGCTAAAGGATATTAATATAGAAACCTCTTACCCAACAATTTTTAATAAAATTTTTTCTTTAAGGGACTATTTTGATTACAAAATTCAAAAGTATTGTCCAGGAGATGTCGGAAAAATTTGTTCGGCTCTTTCTCTTGGGAAAAGAGATAATCTTCCTTATTCCATCCAAAAAAGATTCAGAACCTGTGGTGCTGCTCATCTTTTAGCAGTAAGTGGTTTACATATAGGGATTACTTTCACAGTGGTCTTCATTTTTTTGAGAGCTTTTCAATTAAAGAGGAATATCTCCCTTTTACTATCACAATTATTTATATTCTTTTATGCTCTCCTTTCAGGTTTTCGGACACCCGTAATTAGAGCTTCAATAATGTCTTTTTTTTGGACTATTGGAGAAATAAGAAACAAAAATATCGATCTTTTAAATATTCTCTGTGTAACAGGCCTTTTTATGCTACTTTTAATCCCTAAAAGCTTATTTACAATAAGTTTTCAATTATCTTTTTTAGCTATTTTTTCAATTTTTATTATGTTTAATCTATTAAAAGAGCAATTAGAAAAAATACCAAACAATTGGTTTAAACATTGGATTTTACTTCCCTTTTTTATAACCTTAAGCGCCCAAGTTGGAACTATTCCTTTAATTGCTTTTTACTTTGGTTATGTTCCTTTACTCAGTCTTCTTGCGAATCTAATCCTTATCCCTTTAACAGGAATTTTAATCTCAGGATGCTTTATGTTGTTACTTCTCCCTTTTCTATCTGAGATTACAGGTAATTTTCTCTGGTTAGTTGGCTTTATATTTAATAAAATAATGATAGGAATAGAAAATTCCCCTTTTGCAATTTTAACTCTTCCAGAAAAAGACTATAGATGTTTTCTTTTGTATATAGTTTATTTAATTCTAATTTTTACTTTCTCAAGGAAATATGGAAAAAGCAAAGAATAA
- a CDS encoding NUDIX hydrolase produces the protein MEKAKNKREFHYCPICGKELCLSFIEGRNRKNCVYCGFVDYKNPLPCVSIVGFKKNKIVLIKRGIEPSKGEWALPSGFMEVGESPEEAALREFYEETSLRGRIVDLLGVYSQKIEIYGDLVIITFLVEVTGGKAKARDDAIDVDFFSWDELPELKQEIYRDAIRIAKHILENF, from the coding sequence ATGGAAAAAGCAAAGAATAAAAGAGAATTTCATTACTGCCCTATTTGTGGAAAAGAGCTTTGCCTTAGTTTCATAGAAGGAAGAAACAGAAAAAATTGTGTTTATTGCGGTTTTGTTGATTACAAAAATCCTCTTCCTTGTGTATCAATTGTAGGTTTCAAAAAGAACAAAATAGTTCTTATAAAGAGGGGTATAGAACCTTCAAAAGGAGAGTGGGCTCTTCCTTCAGGATTTATGGAAGTAGGGGAAAGTCCTGAAGAAGCGGCATTAAGAGAATTTTATGAAGAAACTTCTTTAAGAGGTAGAATTGTAGATCTTCTTGGAGTTTATTCTCAAAAAATAGAAATATATGGGGATCTTGTTATAATTACTTTTCTTGTTGAAGTAACAGGAGGAAAAGCAAAAGCTAGAGATGATGCAATAGATGTGGATTTTTTCTCTTGGGATGAACTACCTGAATTGAAACAAGAAATTTATAGGGATGCTATAAGAATAGCTAAACATATTTTAGAAAATTTTTAA
- a CDS encoding NAD-dependent epimerase/dehydratase family protein, with amino-acid sequence MSKKKILICGAGGFIGSHMAKRLYKEGHFVRAVDIKWDGFMEEPYYSEKLTLDLRDYKNCLRATKGIELVYQFAADMGGIGYITKVGAEIMKNNSLININIIRASIENKIEKIFFSSSACVYPEYKQLSSKVKPLKEEDAIPAQPDQFYGWEKLFAEKLYEAFGKDYRLNFTIARYHNIYGPFGVYEGGREKAPAALCRKVALASNPGEIEIWGDGKQTRSFCYIDDCIEGSIRLMNSEFKGPLNIGSNELVTIDEMADIIIEISGKKISKKYDLSKPQGVRGRNSDNTLIKKVLGWEPSIPLKEGLKKTYNWIEKEIQNQRIEKNL; translated from the coding sequence TTGTCTAAAAAGAAAATTTTAATCTGTGGAGCTGGAGGTTTCATAGGGAGCCATATGGCTAAAAGGCTATATAAAGAAGGACACTTCGTCCGGGCCGTTGATATAAAATGGGATGGTTTTATGGAAGAACCTTATTATTCAGAGAAATTAACCCTTGATTTAAGAGACTACAAAAATTGCTTAAGAGCAACAAAAGGAATTGAGTTGGTATATCAATTTGCAGCAGATATGGGAGGAATTGGATATATAACAAAAGTTGGGGCAGAAATTATGAAAAACAATTCTCTTATAAACATTAACATAATTAGAGCTTCTATTGAAAACAAGATAGAAAAAATATTCTTTTCTTCTTCGGCATGTGTCTATCCAGAATATAAACAATTGAGCTCAAAAGTAAAACCTCTAAAGGAAGAAGATGCAATCCCTGCTCAACCAGATCAATTTTATGGATGGGAAAAATTATTTGCCGAAAAGCTCTATGAAGCTTTTGGAAAAGACTATAGACTAAATTTTACTATCGCACGTTATCATAACATATACGGTCCCTTCGGAGTATATGAAGGAGGTAGAGAAAAAGCTCCTGCAGCTCTCTGTAGAAAGGTAGCTCTGGCCTCTAATCCAGGAGAGATTGAAATATGGGGTGATGGGAAACAAACAAGATCTTTCTGTTATATAGATGATTGCATAGAAGGAAGCATTAGATTAATGAATTCCGAGTTTAAAGGACCATTAAATATTGGTTCAAACGAATTAGTGACAATAGACGAAATGGCAGATATAATAATTGAAATTTCTGGGAAAAAAATTAGTAAAAAATACGATCTTTCAAAACCCCAAGGGGTTAGAGGGAGAAACTCTGACAATACTCTAATCAAAAAGGTCCTTGGATGGGAACCTTCTATACCTTTAAAAGAGGGCCTTAAAAAAACTTATAATTGGATTGAAAAAGAAATCCAAAATCAAAGAATAGAGAAAAATTTATAA
- a CDS encoding sugar transferase codes for MIKSFELSTKENKKIKKKNKLYIYIKRIFDIFLSGIGLILSFPFWVLIAIFIVMEDGGPIFIKQKRIGIGGKIFKILKFRSMDRNAHLESPVNHKGEILNQRVTRVGKFLRATAMDELPQLISIFLGNMSFVGPRPIHPEELKINGSRYENLEEIPDFHKRCSVKPGLTGLAQIYRRKHDYFERKLKYDLLYLKKQCFTLDLKLILISFFVSFLGKWD; via the coding sequence ATGATCAAATCTTTTGAGTTAAGCACAAAAGAGAATAAAAAAATTAAAAAAAAGAATAAATTATACATTTATATTAAAAGAATTTTTGACATTTTTCTTTCTGGAATAGGATTAATTCTTTCTTTCCCTTTTTGGGTTCTTATTGCTATTTTTATTGTTATGGAAGATGGAGGCCCCATTTTTATAAAACAAAAGAGGATTGGGATAGGAGGAAAAATATTTAAAATTCTTAAATTTAGATCTATGGATAGAAATGCTCACCTTGAATCTCCAGTAAATCATAAAGGAGAAATTTTAAATCAACGAGTTACAAGAGTTGGAAAGTTCTTAAGAGCAACAGCAATGGATGAACTCCCTCAACTTATTTCTATCTTCCTAGGAAATATGAGTTTTGTAGGGCCAAGACCAATTCATCCAGAGGAGCTAAAGATAAATGGAAGTAGATACGAAAACTTGGAAGAAATTCCAGATTTTCATAAAAGATGTTCAGTGAAGCCGGGATTAACAGGGCTGGCTCAAATTTACAGAAGAAAGCATGATTATTTTGAAAGAAAATTAAAATACGATTTGTTATATTTAAAAAAGCAATGTTTCACCCTTGATTTAAAACTTATTCTAATCTCTTTTTTTGTAAGCTTCCTCGGTAAGTGGGATTAA
- a CDS encoding antibiotic biosynthesis monooxygenase, which produces MFIVHVHVDVKEEYIEDFKKATIENAKNSVKEPGIARFDVLQQIDDKTKFILVEVYKKQEDASKHKETEHYKKWRDTVEKMMATPRHSIKYTNIFPTEAGW; this is translated from the coding sequence ATGTTTATTGTCCACGTTCATGTAGATGTAAAAGAAGAGTATATAGAAGATTTTAAAAAAGCCACGATAGAAAATGCTAAAAATAGTGTTAAAGAACCTGGAATAGCTAGGTTTGATGTGCTCCAACAAATTGATGATAAAACCAAGTTTATTCTTGTGGAAGTTTATAAAAAACAAGAAGATGCTAGTAAGCATAAGGAGACTGAACATTATAAAAAATGGAGAGACACAGTAGAAAAGATGATGGCTACCCCAAGACATAGTATAAAATACACAAACATATTTCCTACCGAGGCAGGTTGGTGA
- a CDS encoding iron-containing alcohol dehydrogenase, whose product MSSINFEFRVPEKIIFGVGSSKEISSNALNFGKRPLIVTGKNQKRYNFLFDSFIRERITPEIYSVEGEPTTETIIECLGLGKRKKVDVVIGIGGGSAIDTGKAIAVLLTNEGNLFNYLEVIGKGKPFKNPGIPFIAVPTTAGTGAEVTKNAVIKSKEHSIKVSLRSNFMLPRIAIVDPALTYSMPKEITLNTGLDAFTQVIEPFVSNKSNPLTDSICKEGIKRISRSILEVIKDGSNTRAREDMCIGSLFGGIALANAKLGAVHGFAGALGGVIDVSHGLLCGILLPFVIKMNIKALKEREPLSPTLIKYKEIAKIVTGKEKAEEKDLISWIEDLYGNFNIPCLSELKLEKEKLEEIVENAKKSSSMQGNPIVLTDEELREIIKEAF is encoded by the coding sequence GTGAGTAGTATTAATTTTGAATTCAGAGTCCCAGAAAAAATAATATTTGGAGTAGGTTCTTCAAAAGAAATTTCTTCAAACGCTTTGAACTTTGGTAAAAGACCTCTTATAGTCACAGGTAAAAATCAAAAAAGATATAATTTTCTTTTCGACTCTTTTATAAGAGAAAGAATAACTCCGGAGATATACAGTGTAGAAGGTGAACCAACGACAGAAACAATTATAGAGTGTCTGGGGTTAGGAAAAAGAAAAAAGGTAGATGTAGTTATAGGAATTGGTGGCGGAAGTGCAATTGATACAGGAAAGGCTATTGCTGTTCTCCTCACAAACGAAGGAAATCTCTTTAACTATTTAGAAGTTATTGGCAAAGGTAAACCATTCAAGAATCCAGGCATTCCTTTCATAGCTGTTCCTACAACAGCAGGCACAGGAGCAGAAGTTACAAAAAACGCTGTTATAAAGTCAAAAGAGCATTCTATTAAAGTAAGTCTTAGAAGTAATTTTATGCTCCCCAGGATTGCAATTGTTGATCCTGCTCTTACCTATTCAATGCCTAAGGAAATTACCTTAAACACAGGTCTTGATGCTTTTACTCAAGTTATAGAACCATTTGTTTCAAACAAATCAAATCCCTTAACAGATTCAATATGTAAAGAAGGAATTAAAAGAATAAGTCGTTCCATTCTTGAAGTAATTAAGGATGGTTCTAACACAAGAGCAAGAGAAGATATGTGCATCGGAAGTCTTTTTGGAGGAATTGCTCTTGCTAACGCAAAACTTGGAGCAGTCCATGGATTCGCTGGAGCTTTGGGTGGTGTTATCGATGTTTCTCACGGCCTACTTTGCGGAATCCTCTTACCTTTTGTTATTAAGATGAACATTAAAGCATTAAAGGAAAGAGAACCTCTTTCTCCAACTCTTATAAAATATAAAGAAATTGCAAAAATAGTGACAGGAAAAGAAAAAGCAGAAGAAAAGGATCTCATTTCCTGGATAGAAGATCTATATGGGAATTTTAATATTCCCTGCCTCTCCGAATTAAAATTAGAGAAAGAGAAGTTAGAAGAGATTGTTGAAAATGCTAAAAAATCAAGTAGTATGCAAGGAAACCCAATTGTCCTTACTGATGAGGAACTCAGAGAAATAATAAAAGAAGCTTTCTAA
- the ruvX gene encoding Holliday junction resolvase RuvX gives MKYWIGLDIGTKWTGIAISNELVKIASPKKTVKTEHLIKELKEMNKEYDFKGIILGFPLTTTGKIGQRAKIVQEMKKKIQKELNIPVKLQDERFTTKEATKIASQLGKTKDKRFIDKISASLILKEFLDEN, from the coding sequence ATGAAATATTGGATTGGTTTAGATATAGGAACAAAATGGACTGGAATAGCAATAAGTAACGAGCTTGTAAAGATAGCAAGCCCAAAAAAGACTGTTAAAACTGAACACTTAATAAAAGAACTTAAAGAAATGAATAAAGAATACGATTTTAAAGGAATAATACTTGGATTTCCGTTAACCACAACTGGCAAAATAGGACAAAGAGCAAAAATTGTCCAAGAAATGAAGAAAAAGATACAGAAAGAATTGAATATCCCTGTAAAACTTCAAGACGAGCGCTTTACGACAAAAGAAGCCACAAAGATTGCTTCTCAATTGGGAAAAACAAAAGACAAAAGATTCATAGATAAAATTTCAGCCTCCTTGATTCTTAAAGAATTTCTTGATGAGAATTAA
- the mltG gene encoding endolytic transglycosylase MltG: protein MRIKCFLLIFLIGSILFPIIFSPKKRDIIIKIREGDNLEVISKNLKDSKIIQDRIGFNFLVILTKKSRSLSYGWYKFKIYENPRNVIRSLLERRRLTVKITIPEGLKASEIINIFWQHREELDIDVRRIDSLIRDKNFIKELGIEAKTLEGYLFPNTYFFYKGERAENVIKKMVFTLFSIIPKGEYFEVEKMKFNLHEILTIASMIEKEAMVDREKPIIASVIYNRLKKQLPLQIDATVIYALGRHKNRVLYKDLKIESSYNTYQNKGLPPGPIANPGQKSIIAALYPAKTDYLYYVATGKGTHIFTRTYKEHLQVKKELQERKEKPKS, encoded by the coding sequence ATGAGAATTAAGTGTTTTCTTCTAATTTTTTTAATTGGATCAATTCTATTTCCAATAATTTTCTCTCCTAAGAAAAGAGATATTATAATAAAAATTAGAGAGGGGGATAACTTAGAAGTTATTTCCAAAAATTTAAAAGATAGTAAAATAATCCAAGACAGAATCGGTTTTAATTTTTTAGTTATTCTCACGAAGAAATCCCGTTCATTATCCTATGGTTGGTATAAATTTAAAATCTATGAGAACCCAAGAAATGTTATTAGAAGTCTCCTTGAGAGGAGGAGACTCACTGTAAAAATTACAATCCCTGAAGGATTAAAAGCAAGTGAAATTATAAATATTTTCTGGCAACATAGAGAAGAACTGGATATAGATGTTAGAAGAATAGACTCCCTTATAAGGGATAAGAACTTCATTAAAGAACTCGGGATAGAAGCGAAAACTCTTGAAGGTTATCTTTTCCCAAACACTTATTTTTTTTATAAAGGGGAAAGAGCAGAAAATGTGATAAAAAAAATGGTTTTTACTCTCTTCTCAATTATCCCAAAAGGAGAATATTTTGAGGTGGAAAAGATGAAATTTAATCTCCATGAGATTTTAACAATAGCTTCTATGATTGAAAAAGAAGCAATGGTAGATAGAGAAAAGCCAATAATTGCCTCAGTAATATACAATAGACTAAAAAAACAGTTACCTTTGCAAATAGATGCTACAGTGATTTATGCGTTAGGAAGGCATAAAAATAGAGTTTTATATAAAGACCTTAAGATAGAATCTTCTTATAACACCTATCAGAATAAAGGACTCCCCCCTGGGCCAATTGCCAATCCAGGCCAAAAATCAATAATAGCTGCTCTTTATCCTGCAAAAACAGATTATTTATATTATGTAGCTACAGGTAAAGGAACCCATATATTTACTCGGACATATAAAGAACATCTACAAGTGAAAAAAGAGCTTCAAGAGAGAAAAGAGAAACCGAAATCTTGA
- a CDS encoding O-antigen ligase family protein — protein sequence MKKHSFQNAAFYFLLTGIFFSPISAYFSIPLFLISFILLLFCKKKFKINLLDKLQLFLLLAIIISSLFGVYKKHSFYAGSAFLSYILAYFLGKELIKEEEQIKKFLNVVALLITFVSAIGIIQYITKASFVYKGIPIITPMKEERITSVCHNPLILASLILFCLPILASFAIEEKRFTFYWLAIILGTVAFFLTFSRGPTIALIISLLILFFIKRKRVLALAVFTILIGVTFLTPHLRWRFLNTFKDKNDTNRIIGIKIGLKMWEEHSIYTGVGIHNYYLLCPKYSPSHKIGSPYVHNMYINFMVEAGIIGLFALLLLFGGALKGSYENLNRKHTHKKWISEALFSSFWGILIHNFIDNTIYVVGLGLLFWIGMGIISGIQNKNLI from the coding sequence GTGAAAAAACATTCTTTTCAAAATGCAGCTTTTTATTTTCTACTCACAGGGATTTTCTTTTCCCCTATTTCTGCTTATTTTTCAATTCCTTTATTTCTTATCTCCTTTATTTTATTATTATTTTGTAAAAAGAAGTTCAAAATTAATCTCTTAGACAAACTACAGCTTTTTCTTCTTCTCGCCATTATAATTTCTTCTTTGTTTGGAGTTTATAAAAAACATAGCTTTTATGCGGGTTCTGCTTTTCTTTCTTATATTTTAGCTTATTTTCTTGGGAAAGAATTAATAAAGGAAGAAGAACAAATAAAGAAATTTCTAAACGTGGTAGCTTTGTTAATTACTTTTGTATCCGCAATTGGAATAATTCAGTATATAACAAAAGCCTCTTTTGTATATAAGGGAATCCCAATAATAACCCCTATGAAAGAGGAAAGGATAACCTCAGTTTGTCATAATCCCTTAATTTTGGCCTCTCTTATTTTATTTTGTTTACCAATTTTGGCCTCTTTTGCTATTGAAGAGAAAAGATTTACATTTTACTGGCTTGCAATAATTCTTGGAACAGTAGCTTTTTTCTTGACTTTCTCAAGGGGGCCTACAATAGCTTTAATTATTTCTTTATTAATCTTATTTTTTATAAAAAGAAAAAGAGTTTTAGCTCTGGCGGTTTTTACTATCTTAATTGGAGTAACATTTTTAACTCCTCATTTAAGATGGAGATTCTTAAACACCTTTAAAGATAAAAATGACACAAATAGAATAATAGGAATAAAGATTGGACTCAAAATGTGGGAAGAACATTCAATATACACTGGAGTAGGCATTCACAATTATTATCTTTTATGCCCAAAGTACTCTCCCTCTCATAAAATAGGTTCTCCTTATGTTCACAATATGTATATAAATTTTATGGTAGAAGCGGGGATTATAGGCTTATTTGCTCTTTTATTATTATTTGGAGGAGCCCTCAAAGGTAGTTATGAAAACTTAAATAGAAAACATACTCACAAAAAGTGGATCTCGGAAGCTTTATTTTCTTCTTTTTGGGGAATTCTCATTCACAATTTCATTGACAACACTATTTATGTGGTAGGGCTTGGTCTTCTTTTCTGGATAGGAATGGGAATAATAAGTGGTATTCAAAATAAAAATTTGATTTAA